The Chroicocephalus ridibundus chromosome 4, bChrRid1.1, whole genome shotgun sequence genome contains the following window.
TACAAAGGAAAGAAGTCCTGATCCCTTCGAGTCAACCACGCAAAAACTAGGCTGGCCTTGGCCTTTCTCTCTGGCCCTGTGAAAGGGCAACAAGAAACATGAGGCAGATCAAAGCCAGCTTTGTGCACAGAGCCATTTTCTGAGTGTGGCAAACAGACTGTGCTTCTTGTTTGGTTTTCTCATTCACCAGCACGGACCGAGGCTGGGGACTGCTGGACACTGTGCGTAGATCAAACGCTGTAGGCTTTGATTTCCCCTTAACACACCAGGCTCTTTCTACTCCTGAGACGTTTGTCATGTGCCTTCCAGCTAAAACTGcttttggagaaggagaaaaaaatatctccggtcagttaaaaaaatatcccACAGTTGCTTTGAATATATCCCACAAAGGTACGTAAGGCAATCTTGGGAGAGTAGAAAGTCCTCTCGTTTCGGTCCTTCCTCACATATTCCTTTCTAGCTGGCCTGGCAGGGGGCAGCCTGAACTCTGTCCCCCGGAGACCATCCAGAGcgcatttgttttcatttagagAAAcgtgggtgtttttttctgaaggagggagaggcagaatGTCTGGGCAGCTGGATCTCTCTCTGGGTAATGCAGACCTGATGCTGGGATTTCCATATATGAAGCCCAAGTGCTGTATATGTATGCAAGTTCCTAAACCCTATGAAATCAGGCCATTTATTTTGGGCGCCTGCCATCGCCTTTGATTTCCGTACGTCCTGTGATGCCCCTGAGCCAGCCTGTAAAGACATTCCAGCTCTTTTGGCTTCCTCAGTAGGACCAGCCCTCCTGACCGTAGCACTCCCCCTGCCAAAGCTGTCCCCAAAGTGACCAAGTTTGTGCCACACGTGTTTTGCAGGCTCCGGGACGCGCTCTCTACCTCCTGTGGGTGAACATCCTGGGGCCCTGGTTTACAGCTGACTCTTCGCCCGCCGGTCAGGAACCAAATGAGAAGAAGCAACGCCGACAAGAACGCCGCCAGATGAAGCGTTTCTAGCCCTGCCTGGGAAGATAGATTAATGCCGTCTCTCATTTCCATGCTGTTATTTCATCAGAGATGCGACCGAAACCAATCCGAAACCATCGCAGTAGATCTCTTGCCCTCTGTCATTGCTGCCATTCCGCTAGAAAGGCCGCAAGAGACTTCCCTTGCTTGGTTCTTCACGCCAGCCGAGGCCTCGCTCCTTGGGACAACGAggggggtgatgctgggatgTGTGTAAATACCTTTTTAAAGCAGCGCTGTGTCGCGTTTGAGGTTAGGGATTGCGACGTTGGAGGAAATAGTACATTAAAGAGCAGAGTCTTAACTGACCGTGCTGGCACTGTGTTCGTACAGGGCTGCTCGCAGAGGGCAGCTGTTAAAAATGCCAGAGACCTGGACCAGTGGGAAGCAAAATCCCCCAAGAAATGTGGGCTCAGCCCTTCCCGAGCTTGCTCTGTGCTGCCCTGCGAGAGGGGGAGCGTGGGCAGCTGCGGGGTGCTGTGACCAGGCCTGGCAGCCAAACTTGGAGACTTGGAGTTTGAGCCTTGGCCTGTGCTACCTTTGCAGGAGCTCAGCGGGATGAAAGGCTGCGGCTAAAAGAAGCCAAAACTaagtctgtgttgttttttttctttctttcttttaaatcgACTCTCCCGGGGGTGGCACAGCTGGGGTGCCACAATTGCTGCAGAAACCACGTGTTAAGAGACCAGGAACAGCTCAGGGCAGCTTCTGCTTTTGCCTACTTTGATTTATTAGTGTTGTCCCTGCCCAGTATGGTGTTTTACACACTCCGGTGACCCCTTCCCGCTCTTGACGCACCAGCTCGGAGCCATGCAGCTTTGCCTGTGCGAGCGAGACGCGCGGTCCGTGTTCGCAGGCCTTTCCAGCCTGCCCTTCGATGCTATCCACAACCTTTTGCCCACACGTTGTTTCCATTAcgtcattttttttattacacgCTTTTTCCTAACAccaagccccatccctgccctgagTCCTCCTGTAGTTGGGGCGCAGAGCGATGGTTAATCGTGGGCAAATATCTAGGagctggggggttgggggggagagcAGAAATTAGTATTTTGAGGGCTTAAagtccttcctgctgctgctgagggaaggggcaggaagtGGGAAACGCACACGCAGGGCAATGGGTGGGTGCGGGCCAGCCCCGACTCCCTGCTGGGCACagcccagagcccccagccccgtctGCTGGCCCCGAGGGGGTGCCCCCGCTCTGCTGAgagcaccccatggcaccctaaGGGCattcccccacctcccacccccccgccccatagcaaccgccccagcacagctccctgcaccccagggggagcagcgtgtcccccccagctctgccctcgcTCCCTCTCAACCCTCTCCTCTGGCTCCCCGAAGCCACGCGGAGCCGCGCAGCCGTCCCCAAAACGCACAGGGGACggtgttgcggggggggggtggacaACACACACTTCAACACTAACCACACCGGCCCTCCCGGCCGCGCTACCCTACACAGCAGAACATGCACAGCGGCCGCCCGGGCACGGGGGGGTGGGCCCAGGCTCTGCCCTCTCCAGGCTCCAGCCCCAATAAATATCCAATAAATGGCACCAGTTGCGGCCTCGGGGCACCGGTTTCagggcgggggtggtggtggggaatgcCCCTCAGTCGGGCAGTAGCTGCTCCAGCTCTTCCTCGTCCAGGCCGTTGGTGGTGACGATGTGGTCCAGCTGCTTCATGTACCGCTCCAGGTCCTGCATGAAGTGGGGGATGCGGGCTTTCTCCAGCACCCCAAATTTCTTCAGCCGATTCACGTCTTCGTAAGAGACCTGatgggaggcagggagcaggggtcAGCATCCCCCCTGCCGGCCCCATCCAAGGagcagggtcggggggggggggggtctggcccCCTTGGGTCACCCCCATTGCCCAACATCCATCCTGCCTgcgggggcgggtggggggagcACCGGCGGAGCTGCTTGGGGTTTTGCAAGGGGGATTTGCAAGGATTTGGTCATTGTCTGTCCCCGCAGGGACAGGTGACAGCAGGACCGGCGTGGCCGAGGCAGAGGGCCAGCAGAGCTTAACCCGCTGGCTGGGTTAAGCCTCTCCCCAAAGGTCTCCTGCGGAGAAGCACGGATTGTCCCGTCCTTCCTCGCAGCCTTTCCCCCTGCTCCACCGAAACGGCAAAGAGCTGCCGGGCCAACAGCCAAGGGCTCATTTGCAGGAAAATGTGGGAGCCCACATGAGCtctggggatgggacagggctcCGGGATCAGCCGTCCATTGTCCTCCCCCCCTACAAGCCGCTACCTTTCCGAGTGCAGCCAGCAGCGGGAAGTCGATGGTCTGCCGATGGCGCAGGATGCGGAGAATCCCATCCAGGTAGACCTGGTCCTTACTGAAACAGCCTGGAAGAGCGGGAGAGGATGGGGAGTGGGAGCCTGGCACCCCACCACCCTCCTGAATGTCTGCCGAACGCAGTCACGGCACCGGACTGGGATGACACGAGTGTGCCAGGGCTCAGGTGTTGCTCGTGCCATGACCGGGACCGCTGGGTCTCAAAGGATGAGCGCTGGGGAGCAGCGCCGGGGACTGTGGCGGCAGCTGGGGGCAGTGAGAGCCCCGAACCACTCACGGGgatgctttcatagaatcatagactcacagaatggccagggttggaagggacctctggagatcatcccatccaaccccctgccagagcagggtcacccacagcaggtggcacaggaacgcgtccaggcggggttggaatgtctccagagacggagactccaccacctctctgggcagcctgtgccagggctctgccaccctcacaggaaagaagttcctcctcgtgcttaggtggaacttcctatggtcaagtttgtgcccgttaccccttgtcctgttgccaggcatcAACGGATGTTTTTCATGGTAAACCACTGCAAGAACCTAAATGCATCCccagaaatgctctttttttttttcttctcttttggctGCTGCGAGTCGCTCCCATCAGCCTTTGGGGGGGGGACCCCATCCATCCCCACCCGACCCTGAGCAGCCGAAGAGCTGATGTTGGAAGATCACCGCCACAAAGACAAGTATAAACCCACAGGAGATGGTGCTGCAGACGGAGAGGGATGCGTGGGTGGGGCCGAGCCACCATTTCAAAGGCTGCCGTGGCAATGGGGTCAGCGATGCTCAACCCACCCCGCGGCGAACCATCcccagcaaaacaaaatcaaatcccTTCCGAAACTCCAAGGCTTTGTAACCCCCTTCCCCGAACGGTACCTGGCTGCGAGGTGTCCGTCTGGCCCCGCTTCGCCCGCACGCAGTACTCCCACCGGACGCCGGCGTCCTGGACGTACTGCTCCAGGTCCTGGAAGAGGGCGGAGAAGGAGAGGCGGCTGGCCCGCTCGATGGTGTAGTAGAGCAGGGCCGCCCGCCACAGGAAGGGCTGCTTGCGGAAGAGGACGCTGTGCAGGCTGGCCAAGCCTTCCTCCGTGGGGTTGGCGGGCTTCAGGCTGTACTGCTTGCGGCCCTCggagctgtgccagggctgccgGGTGTTGTTCACCCCTCGGATGTAgtgggtgcctggggaggggaaccGGCGCCGTCGGCCGCGGCCTCCAAAAAGCTCgacccaccgccccccccacccccaacttcCATCCCCCGAGTCACGAGTTTGGGGTTGAgacccagcacccatgggtgccagcgCCAGTCTGAGCTGGAGATGCCGCCATGGGACAGCTGCTTGCTCCGGCGCCCCGGGGCAAGCACGCGAGTGCACGGGTGCCTGCCCGacacccccttttccccccacccaggTGGCCTCAGCCTCTTCCGCAACCTGCCCAGGAGCCTCCTTGCAGGACCTGGTGGGCATCACCTTGTCCCGTGGGCCCCGTGACCCCCCCCACAGGTGACGGCCAGAGGATGCTCGCAGCATCGCCCCACAACTCTGCCCCGCTGACCTATCTCATGGCGCAGCATCCCCTCCAGCCAGTGCTGCCGGGCTCCAGCCAGGTTGATGGCCAGCGTTGGCCGGCTGTCCTCCACCATCATCACCGCCTGGGACAGGAGGTCGTCGGTGAGCTGCACCAccacctgcaggaggaggaggaggagaaggagaagaagaagaagaagaaggagatgCTCAGCGGGGTCTCGGCTCTAAGGAGAGGTTGAGATGGTGGCGGACAGTCAGAAAAAGCCACCGCTGTGTGGCGACCCCCAAAGAAACTCCAgccggcaggagcaggcagggagtgcGCTGAGGGGTTGACGAGAGGAAAGAGAGGgatgaaataacttttttaacctttttacaGCCAGCATCTTCCCCGCCATGGTCTTTGTCCCCACGGGCTCCGCACAATTtagtggtcacaggcgatggggACGCTCCCGCAACCCCACATGCCATGGGCTGTTGCAGTAAATTCAGCCACCAAATCAACCCCACTCCAAAAACCAACAGCACCCACTCTGTTATGGGTCCAACCTCTAgagccaccccccctgccccgataAAAACAGCCCGTGAGGAATCCAAGGCTCCAGCTCCATTCTCACGGCCTCTCCTGCGGATTCTCCCTTTCGAGGCTCCAAGACACAAGCAGCGAGGATGGATCCACGCCAGCCCACCCTCGCAGCAGGAACCGGCCAGGAGTCAAGGCAGGGACGGGCGGGAGAACATccttagacaggaaaaaaaacccatctattTTGGGAAAGCTGGCTCTCGTGAGTGCTGGAGCCAAGGCAGCTGCTCTCGGTTAACGTGAGTTAACGTGCCGGCCAAGCAGCATTTTCTGACCATCcgacctgagccctgcagccgCAGCATGGACGGAGGAGACTCGCGGCTCTCGCATCCGTGGTTCGGCCGCGGCAATGCTCGGCACCTTCAGGCACACACCGATTCTACCTCAAAAtccttcctcccccctgccccacgtaCATATTAACTCTAAGGCCCATCTGTTATTTCACAAGCCGatgcttttcaggatgaagatACGCACGCGTATCACTACGCGACAATTCTTCCtgcttatttaataaaaaaggagaggag
Protein-coding sequences here:
- the MATCAP1 gene encoding microtubule-associated tyrosine carboxypeptidase 1, which produces MVLDPGAAAGGGLGAGAAPRLPHRHGPPLCSCPCPPAPGPPPRCPRGTRRLSETGTGMRRSESAGGRGVGGGMRSAASLPHIARGRGSGGGGGEERRSPCLLVALRPRNVEAERERFFRASFAYDPQFEYAEPVPAAVLDKYGAASDRFVGQAIRIIRAVLEKYGTYESFEVATGGRLLSKCQIWSVIRKYMQKEGCVGEVVVQLTDDLLSQAVMMVEDSRPTLAINLAGARQHWLEGMLRHEIGTHYIRGVNNTRQPWHSSEGRKQYSLKPANPTEEGLASLHSVLFRKQPFLWRAALLYYTIERASRLSFSALFQDLEQYVQDAGVRWEYCVRAKRGQTDTSQPGCFSKDQVYLDGILRILRHRQTIDFPLLAALGKVSYEDVNRLKKFGVLEKARIPHFMQDLERYMKQLDHIVTTNGLDEEELEQLLPD